The genomic interval CACAGACCAGGGCGGTTTCAGTGAACCAGGATCATCCTCGCCACATTGCCATTATCATGGACGGCAACGGGAGGTGGGCTGCCCAGCGCGGTCTTCCCCGTATAGCGGGCCACCGGGCGGGCGTCAGCACCGTACGCCGCGTGGTGGAGGAGTGCGCCCGGCTGCGGATCCCCTACCTGACCCTGTTCGCCTTTTCCACGGAGAACTGGCGGCGCCCGGAAGAAGAGGTGGGCGCTCTCATGGTCCTTCTCGAGCAGTACCTCAAGAGGGAACTTGCTAATCTCATGAAGAACAACGTGCGGCTCAACACCATCGGCCGCCTGAACGACCTTCCGGAGAACGTGCGGCGGACCCTCGAGGACGTGACCGCGAGATCCTCCGCCAACACCGGCCTGACCCTTACCCTGGCCTTGAGTTACAGCGGCAGGGACGATATCGTCCAGGCCGTGCGCCGGATCGCCATGGATGTCAGCGACGGCACCCTGGATCCGGGGGCCATCGATCACGACGGGTTTTCCTCCCGCCTCGATACTCACGATATGCCCGACCCCGACCTGCTTATCCGTACCAGTGGTGAGATGCGCATCAGCAACTTTCTCCTGTGGGAGATCGCCTACACGGAATTTTACGTGACCCAAAAGCTCTGGCCGGATTTCGGTGACGAAGATCTGCACGAAGCCCTGGATGAGTACAAAAGGCGTGAACGCCGGTTCGGGATGACATCCGACCAGGTCGGACCGGAGAGCCGATGAAAAGGGTTGTATCAGCCGTGATCCTGGGGGGAGCCTTTGTCGCCCTGTTGCTGGCTGCCCCGAGGGCCCCTGGCGCCGCAGGCGTGGCAGTGGCTGTTCTCATCGCGGCCCACGAGATGGCCGCCCTCCTGGAAAGGGCGGGGGCGAGCCTTCCCCGGGTTCCTGCCGTCGCTGCCGGCAGCCTTGTTCTTGCCGGCGCCTGGGCGGCCGGAGTTGCAGGCATGTCGGCTGGACTTGCCGTCGGTCTCGGGATCATCTTCGCCTCTGAGGTACTCACAGGGACAAGCAAGGGGTCGGTGACCAGGGTGTCGGGAGGGTTTCTCCTGATCCTGCTGCCCGTCTGGTCCCTGGCTCACCTGATCCTCTACCTGGAAAGTGAGACCACACGCCGGAGCCTCCTCTTCCTGCTACTTTGCGTCTGGGTATGTGATTCGGCGGCTTTCTATGTCGGATCCACCATGGGGAAACACAAGCTGGCACCCGGTATCAGCCCCAACAAGACCGTCGAGGGATCGGTTGCAGGCGTTCTGGGTTCCGTGGCGGCCGCCCTGCTGATGAGGGCCGTATCCCTGGTGACATGGCCTGTAGCCTTTGTTCTTTTCGCCGGTGCCGTGATCGCCGTCCTTGCCCAACTGGGCGACCTTGCTGAATCCATGATCAAGAGGGATGCAGGTGTCAAGGATTCCGGGAACCTGATCCCTGGTCACGGTGGGGTTCTCGACCGCGTCGACGCCCTCCTTTTCACGGTTCCGGTCTTCTATTACGCCCTTCTCCTGTTGAGAGGTCTTGGGGGCGGGGGATGAGCGGGACTCGGAGGATCAGCATCCTTGGCAGTACGGGATCGATAGGCCGCAACACCCTCGACATCGTTTCCCGTCACCGGGACACCTTCCCGGTGACCGCCCTGGCGTCCCGGTTCGACTGGAAGGGGATCGTCGAGCAGGCCCTGCGGTTCGATCCCTCTTTCGTGGCGCTTTTCGATGAAGGGGCTGCCGACAAGGCGCGGGAGGCTCTCCGGCCCCGCGGGATCGCGGTCCTTTCGGGGATCGACGGCGTCCTGGAGGCAGCGGCCTCAGAAAAGGCTGACATCGTCGTGTCGGCCATCGTGGGAGCAGCCGGGATCATGCCCACCTTCGCAGCCGTGCAGGCGGGGAAGGTGGTAGCCCTGGCCAACAAGGAGGCCCTGGTGGCCGCCGGGCGGGTGATCATGGCCGAGGCCGAGCGCGCAGGTTCAACGATCATACCGGTGGACAGTGAGCACTCCGCCGTGTTCCAGGCCCTCATGGGACAGGAGCGAAGTTCTGTGAGAAGGGTGCTGCTCACCGCATCGGGAGGCCCCTTTTTCGGGAAGAGCCCCGGGTTCCTCGCCCGGGTCACGCCTGAAATGGCCCTCGATCACCCGAGATGGAAGATGGGCCCCAAGGTGACCATCGATTCCGCCACCATGATGAACAAGGGCCTCGAAGTCATCGAAGCGAGGTGGATCTTTGATATCCCCGCCGACCGCATCGAGGTTCTCATCCATCCCCAGAGTGTCGTACACAGCATCGTGGAGTACCGGGATGGTTCCATGCTGGCCCAGATGGGTGTAACCGACATGAGGATCCCCATTGCCTTCGCCCTGAGCTACCCCCGGCGCCTCGATCTGGGACTCGAGCCTCTGGACCTGGCGAAGATCAGGTCCCTCGAGTTTCACACGCCGGATCCGGAGATGTTCCCGTGCCTCGGCCTTGCCTACGAGGCCCTCGGAAGAGAAAACGGGGCTCCCGCCGTGATGAACGCGGCCAACGAGATCGCCGTGGAGGCCTTTCTGAACGGGGACCTGCCCTTTGCCGATATTCCCGGGGTGGTCCGGGCGGTCATGGATGACCCGCCCCCGTTCGATCCCGACACCCTTTCCGGCATCCTGAAG from bacterium carries:
- a CDS encoding isoprenyl transferase, with the translated sequence MNQDHPRHIAIIMDGNGRWAAQRGLPRIAGHRAGVSTVRRVVEECARLRIPYLTLFAFSTENWRRPEEEVGALMVLLEQYLKRELANLMKNNVRLNTIGRLNDLPENVRRTLEDVTARSSANTGLTLTLALSYSGRDDIVQAVRRIAMDVSDGTLDPGAIDHDGFSSRLDTHDMPDPDLLIRTSGEMRISNFLLWEIAYTEFYVTQKLWPDFGDEDLHEALDEYKRRERRFGMTSDQVGPESR
- a CDS encoding phosphatidate cytidylyltransferase; the encoded protein is MKRVVSAVILGGAFVALLLAAPRAPGAAGVAVAVLIAAHEMAALLERAGASLPRVPAVAAGSLVLAGAWAAGVAGMSAGLAVGLGIIFASEVLTGTSKGSVTRVSGGFLLILLPVWSLAHLILYLESETTRRSLLFLLLCVWVCDSAAFYVGSTMGKHKLAPGISPNKTVEGSVAGVLGSVAAALLMRAVSLVTWPVAFVLFAGAVIAVLAQLGDLAESMIKRDAGVKDSGNLIPGHGGVLDRVDALLFTVPVFYYALLLLRGLGGGG
- a CDS encoding 1-deoxy-D-xylulose-5-phosphate reductoisomerase, with translation MSGTRRISILGSTGSIGRNTLDIVSRHRDTFPVTALASRFDWKGIVEQALRFDPSFVALFDEGAADKAREALRPRGIAVLSGIDGVLEAAASEKADIVVSAIVGAAGIMPTFAAVQAGKVVALANKEALVAAGRVIMAEAERAGSTIIPVDSEHSAVFQALMGQERSSVRRVLLTASGGPFFGKSPGFLARVTPEMALDHPRWKMGPKVTIDSATMMNKGLEVIEARWIFDIPADRIEVLIHPQSVVHSIVEYRDGSMLAQMGVTDMRIPIAFALSYPRRLDLGLEPLDLAKIRSLEFHTPDPEMFPCLGLAYEALGRENGAPAVMNAANEIAVEAFLNGDLPFADIPGVVRAVMDDPPPFDPDTLSGILKGDQAARVKARESVSHSLSRRS